DNA sequence from the Harpia harpyja isolate bHarHar1 chromosome 2, bHarHar1 primary haplotype, whole genome shotgun sequence genome:
tgctggggacagtGGGAACACCGTGCAAGGGTGGTGGGGACGCTGCAGGGTGTAAGGACAGCGGGGACACTGTACAGTGCTGGGGACAGCCAGGACATGGTGGGGACACAGTAGggtgctggggacagcagggacatggtggggacaTGGTGCAAGGACAGCGGGGACATGGTGGGGGCGGTGCAAGGACAGcagggacatggtggggacacTGTAGGGTGGTGGGGACAGTGTAGggtgctggggacagcagggacatggtggggacacGGTGCAAGGACGGTGGGGACAGTGCAAGGACAGTAGGGACACCGCAGGgtcctggggacagcagggacatcGTGGGGACACGGTGCAAGGACAGTGGGGACACCGCAGGgtcctggggacagcagggacatcGTGGGGACACGGTGCAAGGACAGTGGGGACACCGCAGGgtcctggggacagcagggacatcGTGGGGACACGGTGCAAGGACAGTAGGGACACCGCAGggtgctgggcacagcagggacatggtggggacacGGTGCAAGGACCGCAGGGTGAGCAGGCTGGACGCAGTGTCCCCTGTTCAAGGGGGCTTTCGGAGCAGCTGGTCACACGGGGAGGGGTGGTGGACAGTGTTACCCAACACCTCCGCAGACCCCCGGGCAGCCCGGCGGgacccccgcccggcccggcagAGCGGGCAGAGGCACTTTGCCTGTTGGGGGGCAGCGGCGGGCTCAGCGGGGCTGGGAGCCCACCGGGGGCCCCGGGGGTGGGAGCGTGCGTGGCCGGCCCGGCTCCGCCACGGCCCCGAGCgcccggtgtgtgtgtgtgtgtgtgtgtcccccggccccgggggtcccggccaggcgggagcgggcggggggacgggggcGGAGAGGGGCGGCGAGAACGGCGGGGGAGggccggtgcaggcagggccggtgcaggcagggccggtgcaggcagggccggtgcaggcagggccgggggccgctccgctccgctccgccgcggccATGCCGGGGCTGCCCGTCgccctgctgctgccgctgctgctgctgacccccccgccgcccccccgcccgggCGGCGCCCCCCGGCAACCCCCCCCGCGGGctggcggccgcccccgccgagCCCGGCCGCCCCGACGCCACGGGGATGGGCACCCCCGCGGGGGCTGCGCCGGGAGGCACCGCGACGGGACCCCCCGAAGGCACCGGGGCGGCCCCCCCGAGgagcacggcggcggcggcggcccccccgAAGGGCACCACCGCCGGCCCCCCCCAAGGCGGCGGGGCGAGCACCTCCAAAAGCACCACGGCCGCCCCCCCGAaaggcgcggcggggggggggggcctccagccccggcccccccgagCGCGGGAGGCTGAAGGAGGGGGGCCCCGGGGCCAAAGGTAGGAGccgcggggggctgggggggggggctgagctgtGAGTGTGTGCGCGCACACCCGTGTGCACGGCTCCGTGTGCCTgcgggggagtgtgtgtgtgtgtgtgtgtgtgtgcgtgcggcTCCGTGTGTGCAGGGGTGTGTGTGCACAAATCTGTGTGTGTGCTCGGCTCCGTGTGCAGGGGTGTGTGTGCACAAGTTTGGCTGTGTGCGCACAAGTTTTTGCGTGCTGTGTGTGCACGGCTCCGTGTgcaggggggtgtgtgtgcacaaatctgtgtgtgtgcgcaGGGCTGTATGCGCACAACTCTCTGTGTGCAAGGATGCGTGCAtaactgtgtgtgtgcatggctGCGTGCAGAGGAATGTGTGTGCACAAgagtgtgtgtggaggggagtGGCTTAAAGTGTGTGTGCACGGGTGCGTGTGTGGCTGTGTGAGTGTGTGCGTGCAAGTATGGACATGCGtgtggtttgtgtgtgtatctgcaTCAGCGCGTGTGAGTGTGCACTCTGTGTGTGCGCGTCTGCATTTGTGCACTTTCTGTGTGCGTGCGACTTGCATTTGTGTGTTTGTGCGGTGtgggcatgtgtgtgtgcacgcgtgcGTGTGCTGGGGGCCGTGCACACCtctggggctgtgctgcagcctgtgTAGGGTGAGGGGGTGCCACAGGGTGTCCCCATCAGCGTTGGGGATAGtggaggggtctgggggggcgTGCAAGAATGTGTGGGTCCCCGAGGGCCGACAGGCTCCTGCTCCGGGGTGCTGCGTGGGTGGCCCCGGACCCCACCACCCCGGGGGTCCCTTTGCCCGTCTCCAGCTGCGGCGCCCAGGAAGAAGCTGGTGCGGGTTAAAGTCGTGAAGAAGAAAGTGGTGAAGAAGAAGCCGAAGGCTCCGGCCAAGGACTCGGCTGCTCCGCAGGAGCCTCGTACGTATGCTCAGCGTCAGGGAACGGGGCACGGGGACCTGCGGGGCCGCACAGgcacacacgcgtgtgcacacgcCTCCACGCTGTGCCCACACCTCCACACCGTGCACGCGCACCGAGTCCAGCGTGAGCTGGGTGCTCGGTGCTGGGGTGCACACCCGCACACCTCGGCACGTGCACCCACGTATGTGGGGAACGGCCCCAGCCCTTTCTGCccgctgggggggggacacagccgtcACCCTGGCTGGGCACATGCCATCACACACGCATGGCCCCCGCGCTGtcacacatgcacacccacaaCCGGCAACGCTGTGCGCGCACCCGGAGTGTGACGGCACAGAAACACCCTCTGCAAACtgtgcacacgcgtgcacacgcaCACGCGTGTGTGGACACACACCCATCCTGCACTGGGGAGGGGGACGCTGGCAGGGCTCCCCCCCACACATCTGctgtcctccctgcccctctgcgTGACGGGGAGCGGGGTTTGCGTGACGCAGAGTGGGGTTTGCGTGACGCAGAGTGGGGTTTGCATGACGCAGAGTGGGGTTTGCATGACACGGAGCAGGGTTTGCCTGACACGGAGCAGGCTTTGCCCCGGCTGTGGTCGTGGCCGCAGCCACGGGGCCTGGCTGCATTCCTGCGCCGGGGGCTGGAGCTTGGGGTCTCGCCCACGTGTTCGGGTCTGGCCCCACAGAGCCTGGGAGTGGagccagggtgggcagcaggcagggagccggcgcaggcagggctgctgctccttGCCGGGCGGGCACATGTCCCGCGGCATGGCGTGGCACGGGATGTGCCAGGCATTGCCCCTGGGCTCACGGAGATGGGCAGCCCTTGGGCAGGGCCACCTGCGTGGGGGCAGCCGTGCGTGGGGGTCTCTGAGCGAGCCCGGCCCCCTCTGCTTTGCCCCCAGAGTGCCCCCCCCTGGGGCTGGAGTCCCTGCGGGTGCTGGACTCCCAGCTCCGAGCCTCCAGCGACAAGCGCTATGGCCTGGGCGCCCACCGCGGGCGCCTCAACATCCAGGTAGGACGCGTGTGCGTGGCGTTTGTGCGATGTTTGGCACGCGTGTGCTGTGTGCATGGCAAATGCAGTGTATGTATGGCGTGTGCGTGGCATATGTGTAGCAGGGGCTCTCCAGCATGGACCCCTCCATCCCACCGCGGCTCTGCCACGGCCCCTTCAAGGGTCCCATTAAACCCCAGACTTGGTCCGCCGGCCAAGTAGTGCCCATGGAGCTCGGAGCACcatcccggtgccggtgccggtgccgtgCCGCTGCCATGggagcacagcagggctggaggcaCGCAGGCGGTGGGGACGTGTGCCAGGTAGGGTCCTGCATGCCCTTCCCATCTCTGACACCCCCCACACCACCCGCAGTCGGGGCTCTACGACGGGGACTTCTATGACGGCGGCTGGTGTGCGGGGCAGGAGGACACGGAGCAGTGGCTGGAGGTGGATGCCCGCCGGCTCACCAACTTCACCGGCGTCATCACGCAGGGGCTCAACTCCATCTGGACGTAAGGCACCGGGCAGGgccagccccgggggggctgggggggggcgtcCGGGACCCCACTGACCCTCTTCCCCACGCAGGTACGACTGGGTGACATCCTACAAAGTCCAGGTCAGCAATGACACACACACGTGGCAGCCGTGCCGCAACGGCACCGAGGAGGCGGTAGGTGCCTGTGGGatgcagccctgggcaggggcGGTGGGATTGAGGACCTCCTGGCACCCCCAGCACGCCCGGCTCCCCGAGCAGAGCGAGGGCACAGGGGATTAACCGTGCCAGGGGATTAATTGTGCCGGGGGGGTTAACCGTGCCGGCTGGCGCTGGGCTGGGACCCAGCTCTGTTGCCTTTGGCCTCCCCACCCTTGAGCATCCTCCAGCGCTTCCCCCCACCGGGCACCAGGCACAAAGGCCGCTTGTCCCCGGCTGCCGCCTGCCAGGCTCCCCCGGTGCCCACGCGTGAGCGCGGCGGGGGCACGGCGCTGCGTGGCACAGCCGGCTGTGCCCAAAGGCGAACACGGCAGCCTGGTGCTCGGGTGCGTGCTTGTGAGTGCTGCGCACGCAGGGGTGACACGTGTGTGCGAGGACGGAGGGGGCGTGCAAGCATGTcggtgtgtgcacacgtgtgtgcggGGAGGCCCGAGacgtgggggctgctggggctgggaccTGCCAGAGCCGGCCACGCTGCTCCCACGGCCAGCCCAGGCACCAGTGCTCGGGGGTCCCTGTGCCAGGGCCGTGCCGGGGCGGGTGTGGGGGGTCCCTGTGCCGGCGGCGGGTCTGGGGGTTccctgtgccagggctgtgccagcggcaggtttgtgggtttggggtccCTGTGCCAGGGCCGTGCCAGGGTCGGGTTTGGGGGTCCCTGTGCTCATTCCTGGGGACCGTGCTGGGGACCCTCccctctgggtgctggggtgACAGGTTTggggggcagagcagcagcatgggCGCCCCAGGCCCTGTGGCACTGTTGAGGCTCTGGTTCCTCTGCGGTGCCGGGctcagccccccctccccccccccagtcagcCCTGTGTCTGCTCCTCATTAGGGGCTGGAGGGGGGCCAGGGGAGGCCAGGGCTGGATGTGGCTGCAGCGCCTGTAACCCTTTGGGCCCCGGTGcacggctctgctgcagcagtccCCTGTCCCCACGGCCCCCAGacgggtccccccccccccggcacaggGACCCGCAGGGGctgcatccatccatccttcccccctcccaggtCTTCCCCGGGAACAAGGACCCCGAGACGCCGGTGCTCAACCTGCTGCCCTCGCCGGTGGTGGCACGTTACCTGCGCATCAACCCCCAGACCTGGTTCCAGAACGGCACTATCTGCCTGCGGGCAGAGGTCCTGGGCTGCCCGCTGCCAGGTGGGTGcccgctgcctgctgcccctcGCCCCAACCCACGAGTGCCCGGGACGGGCACACTCTGCCGGGGCTGACCCCAGGGCTGGGGTCCGGATTGTTCCCACGTCCCGGGATCTCTGACCGTGTCCCCCCTGTGCCCACCCGGCTCCCTGCAGACCCGAACAACATCTACGCCTGGCAgagccagcccctgcccaccGACAAGCTGGATTTCCGCCACCACAACTACAAGGAGATGAGAAaggtgcctgccctgcagccctggcGTGGGGTAGGGGGTCTTTGCACCCCCGGGGTGCCCGCGGACCCTAACCCAGAGCGCTGTGCCCTCGCCAGCTGATGAAGCGGGTGAACGACGAGTGCCCTGACATCACCCGCGTCTACAGCATCGGGAAGAGCTACCTCGGCCTCAAGATGTACGTCATGGAGATCTCCGACAACCCTGGGCAGCACGAAGTGGGTAGGTGCCCCCGCggctctggggcagggaggggaggtgaCAGCTGGGGTGGCCAGGGACATCCAGGCTGGTGCAGGATGGGGACGGGGTGGCCGGGGATGCCCAAGCTGGTGTGGGCAGATGGGGGACGGGGTCACCGGGGATGCCCAGGCTGGCATGGGGCATAGAGGaccggggcggccgggggccccCGCTGCCACAACGCGCTGTGCCCGGCAGGCGAGCCGGAGTTCCGTTACGTGGCGGGGATGCACGGCAATGAGGTGCTGGGCCGGGAGCTGCTGCTCAACCTGATGGAGTACCTGTGCCGGGAGTTTCGGCTGGGCAACCCCCGCGTGGTGCAGCTGGTCACCGAGACCCGCatccacctcctgccctccatgaACCCCGACGGCTACGAGACCGCCTACAAGCTGGGTAGGGTCgggctgcccggccccggggTGCTGAGCACCGACCCGCCGCGGGGCGGTCCCGGCGCGAGTCCCCGGTGACCCCGTTCCCCCGGGCAGGGCTCGGAGCTGTCGGGCTGGGCCATGGGCCGCTGGACCTACGAGGGCATCGACTCAACCACAACTTCGCCGACCTCAACACGGCGCTGTGGGACGCCGAGGACAACGACCTGGTGCCCCACGAGTTCCCCAACCATTACATCCCCATCCCCGAGTACTACACCTTCGCCAACGCCACGGTgagcccggccccgcgggcaCCCCGAAAcccacccctcctcctgccccagcgcGCCTGGGTGATGCCCACCCGTGGGCAGGCTCTGTGCCGGGGACAGACCCCTGGGGGTCTCGGCCGTGCGCCCTAAAGAGGGGGCAATGGGAGCCTTTCCTCCAACCCGGCGGGGGTGTTCATCGCCGGGACCCGCCACGGCCCCCTCTGACATGGGGTCCCCCCCCAGGTGGCCCCCGAGACGCGGGCAGTGATCGATCTGGATGCAGCGGTACCCCTTCGTGCTGAGCGCCAACCTGCACGGGGGGGAGCTGGTGGTCACCTACCCCTTCGACATGACCCGCACTTACTGGAAGGCGCAGGAGCTGACCCCGACCGCCGACGATGGGGTCTTCCGCTGGCTGGCCACCGTCTACGCCACCTCCAACCTGGCCATGGCCAGCGAGGAGCGGCGACTCTGCCACTACGACGACTTCACCCGCTTCGGCAACATCATCAACGGGGCCAACTGGCACACGGTGCCCGGCAGTGAGTGGGGGGCTGAGGCgggtgggagggggggtggtggCCGGGGACCCCCTGACACCCGCACCCTGTCCTGCACAGGCATGAACGACTTCAGCTACCTGCACACTAACTGCTTCGAGATCACGGTGGAGCTCTCCTGCGACAAATTCCCGCACGCCTCCGAGCTGCCAGCCGAGTGGGGAGAACAACCGGGAGTCCCTGCTACTCTACATGGAGCAGGTcagggatggggacccccccGGGTGGCACCATggtcctggggggggacacgTACATGCTGCGGAGTCCCACAGTGGATTGTGGGCACTGAGGGGGTCGAGGTTTCGGCAGGGGCCGAGCAGATGGCAGCAGGACACAGCTCGGGGGGTCCCCAAACACCCCCGAAGCTCCATGTCCCCCTGCACCCACTCCCCAGGCATGGAGCACGGGCTTGGCGCGTGAGGCATGTGTGTGACCTGCAGCACGTGTGTGCtccgtgctggggggggggggcatgtgcCCCCGTGCAGTGCAGATGTGCACCCCAACGTGTGCACCCCACGGGGCACCCAGGCTCGTGCACACCACGTGTGGCAGGGGCGTGAGGGTTCATGCGCCTGGCATGCATGTGCCGTCCGTAGCACGCCGGTGCAGTGGGTGTGCGCTGCCTGCCACGTGTGCTGTGGCACCGTGCGCTGCACCGGGGGTCTGGGCACACATGGTGCCAAGTGTGgcacgtgtgtgtgtacatgtgtgcgTGCCCCTGCACACCGCGCCCACCCTGCTGACACCCGCTCCGGCCCACGGGTCCCCAGGTGCACCGCGGGATTAAGGGAGTGGTTCGGGACAGAGACACGGAGCAGGGCATCGCCAACGCCATAATCTCTGTGGACGGCATCAACCATGACATCCGGACGGGTTacggtgggatggggatggggacagggatgggaatgggatgggaatgggatttggggatggggaggggatggaagtggggatggggatgggaatgggataAGGTTAGGaatagggatggggatgggaatgggataAGGTTAGGAAtagggatggggacaggaatgTGATTGGGGAGAGGATGGAGTTAGGAATGGGGTAGG
Encoded proteins:
- the CPXM1 gene encoding LOW QUALITY PROTEIN: probable carboxypeptidase X1 (The sequence of the model RefSeq protein was modified relative to this genomic sequence to represent the inferred CDS: inserted 1 base in 1 codon; deleted 3 bases in 3 codons), with protein sequence MGPGWPGDPSPSSGTPRPAHAPKRLATGHRWVDVALPGGSGTSPVADLAPAKAFALADSPDLGGSLRSPCRGSSGQQAGQAAAGAGRAGAGRAGGRSAPLRRGHAGAARRPAAAAAAADPPAAPPPGRRPPATPPAGWRPPPPSPAAPTPRGWAPPRGLRREAPRRDPPKAPGRPPRGARRRRRPPRRAPPPAPPKAAGRAPPKAPRPPPRKARRGGGASSPGPPERGRLKEGGPGAKAAAPRKKLVRVKVVKKKVVKKKPKAPAKDSAAPQEPQCPPLGLESLRVLDSQLRASSDKRYGLGAHRGRLNIQSGLYDGDFYDGGWCAGQEDTEQWLEVDARRLTNFTGVITQGLNSIWTYDWVTSYKVQVSNDTHTWQPCRNGTEEAVFPGNKDPETPVLNLLPSPVVARYLRINPQTWFQNGTICLRAEVLGCPLPDPNNIYAWQSQPLPTDKLDFRHHNYKEMRKLMKRVNDECPDITRVYSIGKSYLGLKMYVMEISDNPGQHEVGEPEFRYVAGMHGNEVLGRELLLNLMEYLCREFRLGNPRVVQLVTETRIHLLPSMNPDGYETAYKLGSELSGWAMGRWTYEGIDXNHNFADLNTALWDAEDNDLVPHEFPNHYIPIPEYYTFANATVAPETRAVIDWMQRYPFVLSANLHGGELVVTYPFDMTRTYWKAQELTPTADDGVFRWLATVYATSNLAMASEERRLCHYDDFTRFGNIINGANWHTVPGSMNDFSYLHTNCFEITVELSCDKFPHASELPAEWENNRESLLLYMEQVHRGIKGVVRDRDTEQGIANAIISVDGINHDIRTAFDGDYWRLLNPGEYEVTARAEGYEAATQPCRVSYENVPTPCSFHLARERRQRLRGRLPGGLPPDLVLRLRRQRLRRLRAHRRAP